The nucleotide sequence CACCAAGTGGCCAAGACGGGCGCGGTCACCCTGATCCAGCGTTTTGGATCGGCGCTCAATCTGAATGTTCACTTCCACATGCTGTTTCTCGACGGTGTGTATGTCGAGCAATCCCACGGCTCAGCGCGTTTCCGCTGGGTCAAGGCGCCGACCAGCCCAGAGCTCACCCAGCTGACGCACACCATCGCCCACCGGGTGGGTCGCTATCTGGAACGGCAAGGCCTGCTGGAACGGGATGTCGAAAACAGCTATCTGGCCTCGGATGCGGTGGATGACGACCCGATGACACCCCTGCTGGGGCACTCGATCACTTACCGTATCGCTGTCGGTTCACAGGCGGGGCGAAAGGTGTTCACTTTGCAAACTCTGCCGACCAGTGGTGATCCGTTCGGTGACGGGATTGGCAAGGTAGCCGGGTCCAGCCTGCACGCCGGCGTGGCGGCCAGGGCCGATGAACGCAAGAAGCTCGAACGGCTGTGCCGGTACATCAGCCGCCCGGCGGTATCCGAGAAGCGGCTGTCGTTAACACGAGGCGGCAACGTGCGCTACCAGCTCAAGACGCCGTACCGGGACGGCACCACGCACGTCATTTTCGAACCATTGGATTTCATTGCAAGGCTGGCCGCCCTGGTACCGAAGCCCAGAGTCAACCTAACCCGCTTCCACGGGGTGTTCGCACCCAACAGTCGGCACCGGGCGTTGGTCACGCCGGCAAAACGGGGCAGGGGCAACAAGGTCAGGGTGGCTGATGAACCGGCAACACCAGCACAACGGCGAGCGTCGATGACATGGGCGCAACGGCTCAAGCGTGTTTTCAATATCGACATCGAGACCTGCAGCGGCTGCGGCGGCGCCATGAAAGTCATCGCCTGCATTGAAGACCCTATAGTGATCAAGCAGATCCTTGATCACCTGAAGCACAAAGCCGAAACCAGCGGGACCAGGGCGTTACCCGAAAGCCGGGCGCCACCGGCTGAGCTGCTCCTGGGTCTGTTTGACTGACGAGCCTGAAGGCCAACGATACCAATCAAAATGCTGCGTTCACAGCGCCGCGGCAGGGATCCGCCGTGCTGGTTGTCGGAAAAGGAGCCGCTAGTGGGAAAGAGGAGGGTAAATTTTCAGCGTTGCTGGCTCCCCGTCAGCCGGATTGGGTTGCATCGCAGGGGTGTCGAAAGAGTCAACTGCGGTCCAAAGCTGTTGGACTTGGGTGAAAAGGGCGTTTATTCTTCCTATACGTTGTCGGCAGCGGGCCAAAAAGGAATACGTCCATGCCCATCGAGGTGAAACCGGCTGTGAGCGCGGGTTCAAGCATATAGCCCGACAGGCGCGTATCCTTGCCGATCACGACACGATGGCGGTGGTCACCGCGACGAAAGACACGGCCAGCCGCCATGCCGACGCGCAAGGCGGTTTCCGCCGTCATCGCGCCTTCGTTGGCTTTGCCACGAATACCGTCTGTGCCGAAATATTTGCGCACCATAAGGTCGATTATCCTGTCGTCGGGTCGCCCTCAAAGGGGACATGCCTGCTGAACCGCGAATATAGAGAAATATCCCGAATGTGCAGTTAACGAATTCTTGCGGTTTCTTTCAGCGCCGCCAATACCGCCAGCCCGTCGCGCAAGGGGCGCGGCTCGTGTGTGCGGATGAAGTCAGCTCCACCTGCGGCGGCGGCAAGCTCTGCAGCGAGTGTCGCGGCCCCGACATCCCCCGGACCACGGCCTGTGAGCGCGCGCAGAAAGGATTTGCGCGAAACAGACAGAAGCACCGGCAAATCGAAGCGCAGCCGCAATTCATCGAACCGCGCCAGCACCGAGAGCGAGGTTTCGGGAGCAGCCCCCAGAAAAAACCCCATGCCGGGATCAAGGACAAGGCGGTTGCGTTTGATACCGGCACCCGTCAGCGCCGCGATGCGCGCGTCAAAGAACGCCGCAATGTGATCCATGATGTCGCCAGCGGGTGCCTCGCGCCGATCTGCCTGCCCGTCTTGCACCGAATGCATAACGACGAGTTTGGCAGATGATTTCGCCAATTGCGGATAGAACGCAGCGTCTGGAAAACCGCGAATATCATTGAGATAGGCCACACCACGCGACAAGGCATAGGCTTGCGTCGCGGGTTGATAACTGTCGAGCGAGACGGGAATGCCATCTGCCTTGAGCGCGTCCAGCACCGGCGCGATACGCGCGATTTCTGTGTCGGACGAAACAGGCGCGGCGTCGGGATTGCTGGATGCCGGACCGAGGTCGATCACATCTGCCCCCTCGGCCATCAGCTTACGCGCCTGCGCAATGGCTGCGTCTGGCGCCAGATACCGGCCTCCATCGGAGAAACTGTCCGAGGTTATGTTGACGATGCCGAAAATGATGAGCGATTTATTCATGGGGGCTTCTATAATAATAATAATCGAGCATGAGTCTCATACGGATGCTCGGGTCGAAAGGGAATCCCCAGGCGAGTAACCTGTTTGCGGTGATCCATTAGCTGCAGGAGCAGAAGAGCATACATCTGGAAGCAAAGCCAGGAAAGCGGCCTATGGAGCTGTGCGGCAGCGCTCAGTAGGCAATTTTTCAAAATATTGTTAAGCCTTTTCTGAGCATGGTATTTTTCATGGTATTACCAATTAGCAGGAAAATAAGCCATTGAATATAAAAGATAAAAATGTCTTGTTTACAATAGAGTGGGAATAATTACCCACTCTGCCACATGACGTGATCGAATTTAGTGAAATCGCCGTACCTATGATCGTTTTTTTTGTATTATGATCGTTCTTTGAGCGCCGGCGGCCCTAATCAGCGTTTCTGAAAGGGCCTGCCCCTCCCGGAGAGCGAGTTCATGAGCGACCTGCCTGTAGATGCCCTCGGTGCGGCCTGGTTGGCCAGTACCTATAAAATTGCCCCGGTTGCCCCGCTGCTAGTGCTCAGCCAGGCAGGGAAGCGGCGCGCGACGGAGATTTCGGATGGGCGCCGGCTTGAGACCTACCCGGAGGTCATGCGGCCGGCGGCCACGCTGGCCGCGCATCTGCAATTTCATCTGCGTTATGAAGTGGTCCACCTGGAGTTCCTGGCACGCCTTTTCGGGCAGGCAGGGCCGCAACCCGTGCAAACGTGGGTGGAGAGTGAACCCACCGGCCAGTATGCCCGCAGGGCGGCTTTCCTCTATGAGTGGTTGACGGGAGACCTGTTGCAGGTGCCTGAACGTCTGGCGGGCGGCTATGTAGATGCCATTGATCCTGACAAGCAGGTGGCGGCCTCGGCGGATCAGATCGTCAAGGTCAGGCGCTGGCGCATCAATGACAACCTGCCGGGGACCCGGCACTTCTGTCCGATGGTGGCCAGGTCGGAAGGGGTTGATCAGGCGATGTCTCTGGATGTCGGTCAATTGCTGCTGGGCTTGAGGGAAGAATTCGGCGAAGACCTGCTGCTGCGCGCCGCTGCCTGGATGACGCTGCGGGAAAGCAAGGCCAGTTTCGCGATTGAAGGTGAAGGGAGTCAGGCAACCCGTATTCAGCGATTTGCCGACGTCATGGCACGGCGCACCGGGCAGGGGGCGTCCCCGCTGGCCGAGGCTGAACTGGCGGATCTTCAGCAGCAGATATTGGGCAAGACAACACTGACGCGGTTTGGTATCCGCCAGTCCCCGGTGTTTGTGGGCGAGACATCTGCCTATCAGGAAGTCGTGCATTATGTGGCGCCAGTGGCCGGCGACGTGCCGGAGATGATGGCGGGGTTGCGTACCTTTCTTGCAAAAACACAAGGGCAGTCTTCCGTCATGCGTAGCGCGGTGGCGGCCTTTGGTTTTGTTTACATTCATCCGCTGGCAGACGGTAACGGGCGCCTGCACCGTTTTCTGATCAACGATGTGCTGCGACGAGACGGCGTGGTCTCCGAGCCGATTATTCTGCCCGTATCGGCAGTGATTTCGGCGGACAGTAGTGAGCGACGCGCCTACGACAGGATTCTGGACACGGTATCGCAGCCGCTGATGGAAGCCGTGCGTGATCATGTGTCGTTCTCGCCGTTGCATACCACTTATGCGGATGGCGTTGTCTCAAACCTGGCGTTTGATGGTGAGCTACTCGCGCGACCAGCCTGGCGTTATCCCGATCTGGGCAGACATGTCGAGTACCTCGCTGCGATTCTGACGCGCACTGTCTCGGAACAGATGCGGGCCGAGTCACGTTACCTGCGCCGGCAGGCCAGGGCGCGTGCTGCGCTGAAAGAAGTGGTGGAAATGCCTGATGTGCAGGCAGACAGAGTGTTGCGTTCCATTGAGCAGAACGACGGCTCACTGAGTAATGTGCTGCGAAAGGAGATGTCGGTGCTGGACGAGGCGGGCATCTGGGAGGCCGTTGTGGATGCGGTGAGGCATGCCTGGCTGCTGGAAAAAGAGGGCGACACGCTTGTGGCTGCCCTCTATGGCCCGGAGCGCTCGGGCCATAGATGACGTGCTTCTGGATAAACTCTCAGCGAGAGCCACCCTGCAACTTATCCTCAGTGCGTGTCTCAAAATCCGCCGCACTATGCCGCTCATGCAACTGACTCGACGGCTTGCCCGTCACCCGGTTCACCTTCCTGCCCCGCACCACCGCCGGCCGCTTCAGAATCGCGTCGGACCAGCGGAGCACATTCTTGTATTCATGCACTGACAAAAACTCCGCCGCCTCATACAGCCAGCCCTGCACCAGCCCGCCATACCAGGGGAATACGGCGATATCGGCAATGGTATAGTCATCCCCGGCCAGGTATTCACTCTCCGCCAGCCGCCGATCCAGCACATCCAGTTGCCGCTTGGTTTCCATGGCGAAGCGGTCAATCGCATATTCGATTTTCATCGGCGCGTAGGCATAAAAGTGCCCGAAGCCGCCGCCGAGGTAAGGCGCACTGCCCATCTGCCAGAACAGCCACGACAGGCATTCGGCTCGCTTCGCAGGCTCGGTCGGCAGAAATTCACCAAATTTTTCCGCCAGGTACATCAGGATCGCGCCGGACTCGAAAATCCGGATCGGCGCCGGCCCGGAGCGGTCCAGCAAGGCCGGGATCTTCGAGTTGGGGTTCACGTCCACAAAGCCGCTGCCGAACTGGTCGCCCTGGTCGATGCGGATCAGCCAGGCGTCGTATTCCGCATCCTGATGGCCAAGCTCCAGCAGTTCCTCGAACAGGATAGTGACTTTCTGGCCGTTTGGTGTGGCCAGGGAGTAAAGCTGAAACGGGTGCTCACCCACCGGCAGTGGCTTGTCGTGGGTGGGGCCGGCGATGGGGCGGTTGATGCTCGCGAAGCGGCCGCCGCTTTCTTTTTGCCAGGTCCAGACGCTCGGTGGGGTGTACTCGTGCTGATCGGTCATGCCTTGTCTCCGGTGTGGCGCACTGACGGGGAGGGGCTGTCGTGGTCGGTGCAACCCGCCTCCACGATGACAGCGGCCCAGTGTACAAGGTTCGAGGGGGGACGGGTCAGCCACGGCTTACGGCGTCTGGCGGCAATGGCTGACGGGCGCGGGGGTATCGAGCCTATGCCGTGTGCGGATCAGCGGCGGCAGACTGGCAGGTTCATGCTTTGCAGGGACGATACGCCGATGCCGCATTCCCCATGTGCCTACACACATCTTGAGATTGCTGTCGAAAGGACTAAACTAACCGAACTTAGTCTATTTGGTGGCGCCATTATGGAAACCGTCAATATCCACGAAGCCAAGACCCATCTTTCCCGCCTGGTGGACCAGGCCGCCCGGGGAGAGCCGTTCATCATTGCCAAGGCCGGCCGGCCGTTGGTGCGGGTCACCGCGCTGGATTCGCCGTTGCCGCGCGAGCAGCGGCGGTTGGGCTTTATGGCCGGGCATATCCGGGTGCCGGATGATTTCGACCGGATGGGGGCGGAGGTGCTGCAGGCGGATTTTGAGGGCGAGGCGTGAAGCTGCTGCTGGATACGCACTTGCTGTTGTGGGCGGCAGGCCTGCCGGAGCGGCTTTCGGAACAGGCGCGCGCGTTGCTGGGCGATCCTGACAACACCTTGCTGTTTTCGGCGGCCAGCCTGTGGGAGATCAGCATCAAGCACGGCCTGGGGCGGGCGGATTTCAGTGTCGACCCGCGCCTGTTGCGGCGCGGGTTGCTGGACAATGGCTATGAAGAGCTGCCGGTCACCGGCCTGCATGCAGTGTCGGTGGCAGCGCTGCCGCCGTTACACCGTGATCCGTTCGACCGCATGCTGGTGGCGCAGGCGAGCGCCGAGGGGGTGCTGCTGCTGACCAGCGACAGCCAGGTGGCCGCGTACCCCGGTCCGGTACGGCGGGTGTGAACCGCTCAGGAAAACAGTAACGTCCTGTGCGCGGAGACGCCGGCCTGGGTGCCGTCGCCCACCGACAGCGCCACATTGCCGGCGCCGCGCGCGGCATCACCGCACGCAAACACCCCCGGTACACTGGTGGCCTTGAGGGCATCAACCTGAATAAACGGTCCGAGCGGGCCTGCTTCCATGGCGCAGCCGAGCTGTTCGCCCAGCGGGCTGGCCGGGCGTGTGCGGCAGGCCGTGAACAGGCCGTCCTGCGGTAACTGGCGCCCGTCGGACAATAAGACGGTGGCGGTATCAATGATCCGTGTCACGGCCGCAGTTTCGATCACCACGCCGCGCGCCTGCAAGTCAGCGCGCTGGGCATCATCCGGTGCAAAGGTCCCGTTGGTGAACAGCGTGACGCTGCCCCAGTCCGGCAGCATCTGCGCCTGATGCAGGCTGTGTGCGCCCGTGGCCAACACACCGATGCGGCCCTGGTTCAGTTCGTAGCCGTGGCAGTAGGGGCAGTGAAAGACGCTCTTGCCCCAGCGTTCGGCGATGCCGGGCAGTGTCGGCATTTCGTCGATCACGCCCGGTGCCAGCACCAGCAGGCTGCCCGAGACGGTGGCCTGGTCCTCGGTGGTGACGAGAAAGCGGGAATCCTG is from Isoalcanivorax pacificus W11-5 and encodes:
- a CDS encoding IS91-like element ISCR2 family transposase — protein: MPHVAARTASRDRDTGRYQSHRPEQTLLYQIVDEYYPAFAALMAEQGKELPGYVQREFEEFLQCGRLEHGFLRVRCESCHAEHLVAFSCKRRGFCPSCGARRMAESAALLVDEVLPEQPMRQWVLSFPFQLRFLFASRPEIMGWVLGIVYRVIATHLVKKAGHTHQVAKTGAVTLIQRFGSALNLNVHFHMLFLDGVYVEQSHGSARFRWVKAPTSPELTQLTHTIAHRVGRYLERQGLLERDVENSYLASDAVDDDPMTPLLGHSITYRIAVGSQAGRKVFTLQTLPTSGDPFGDGIGKVAGSSLHAGVAARADERKKLERLCRYISRPAVSEKRLSLTRGGNVRYQLKTPYRDGTTHVIFEPLDFIARLAALVPKPRVNLTRFHGVFAPNSRHRALVTPAKRGRGNKVRVADEPATPAQRRASMTWAQRLKRVFNIDIETCSGCGGAMKVIACIEDPIVIKQILDHLKHKAETSGTRALPESRAPPAELLLGLFD
- a CDS encoding Fic family protein gives rise to the protein MSDLPVDALGAAWLASTYKIAPVAPLLVLSQAGKRRATEISDGRRLETYPEVMRPAATLAAHLQFHLRYEVVHLEFLARLFGQAGPQPVQTWVESEPTGQYARRAAFLYEWLTGDLLQVPERLAGGYVDAIDPDKQVAASADQIVKVRRWRINDNLPGTRHFCPMVARSEGVDQAMSLDVGQLLLGLREEFGEDLLLRAAAWMTLRESKASFAIEGEGSQATRIQRFADVMARRTGQGASPLAEAELADLQQQILGKTTLTRFGIRQSPVFVGETSAYQEVVHYVAPVAGDVPEMMAGLRTFLAKTQGQSSVMRSAVAAFGFVYIHPLADGNGRLHRFLINDVLRRDGVVSEPIILPVSAVISADSSERRAYDRILDTVSQPLMEAVRDHVSFSPLHTTYADGVVSNLAFDGELLARPAWRYPDLGRHVEYLAAILTRTVSEQMRAESRYLRRQARARAALKEVVEMPDVQADRVLRSIEQNDGSLSNVLRKEMSVLDEAGIWEAVVDAVRHAWLLEKEGDTLVAALYGPERSGHR
- a CDS encoding NAD(P)/FAD-dependent oxidoreductase, with amino-acid sequence MTHKAEFDVIVVGGSYAGMAAALQLARARRRVLVLDAGQRRNRFAATSHGFLTQDGASPAAIAERAREQLLAYPTVQWRTTTAHDARQQDSRFLVTTEDQATVSGSLLVLAPGVIDEMPTLPGIAERWGKSVFHCPYCHGYELNQGRIGVLATGAHSLHQAQMLPDWGSVTLFTNGTFAPDDAQRADLQARGVVIETAAVTRIIDTATVLLSDGRQLPQDGLFTACRTRPASPLGEQLGCAMEAGPLGPFIQVDALKATSVPGVFACGDAARGAGNVALSVGDGTQAGVSAHRTLLFS
- a CDS encoding type II toxin-antitoxin system VapC family toxin → MKLLLDTHLLLWAAGLPERLSEQARALLGDPDNTLLFSAASLWEISIKHGLGRADFSVDPRLLRRGLLDNGYEELPVTGLHAVSVAALPPLHRDPFDRMLVAQASAEGVLLLTSDSQVAAYPGPVRRV
- the yghU gene encoding glutathione-dependent disulfide-bond oxidoreductase — encoded protein: MTDQHEYTPPSVWTWQKESGGRFASINRPIAGPTHDKPLPVGEHPFQLYSLATPNGQKVTILFEELLELGHQDAEYDAWLIRIDQGDQFGSGFVDVNPNSKIPALLDRSGPAPIRIFESGAILMYLAEKFGEFLPTEPAKRAECLSWLFWQMGSAPYLGGGFGHFYAYAPMKIEYAIDRFAMETKRQLDVLDRRLAESEYLAGDDYTIADIAVFPWYGGLVQGWLYEAAEFLSVHEYKNVLRWSDAILKRPAVVRGRKVNRVTGKPSSQLHERHSAADFETRTEDKLQGGSR
- a CDS encoding phosphoglucosamine mutase, encoding MVRKYFGTDGIRGKANEGAMTAETALRVGMAAGRVFRRGDHRHRVVIGKDTRLSGYMLEPALTAGFTSMGMDVFLFGPLPTTYRKNKRPFHPSPTALDRS
- the sul2 gene encoding sulfonamide-resistant dihydropteroate synthase Sul2 translates to MNKSLIIFGIVNITSDSFSDGGRYLAPDAAIAQARKLMAEGADVIDLGPASSNPDAAPVSSDTEIARIAPVLDALKADGIPVSLDSYQPATQAYALSRGVAYLNDIRGFPDAAFYPQLAKSSAKLVVMHSVQDGQADRREAPAGDIMDHIAAFFDARIAALTGAGIKRNRLVLDPGMGFFLGAAPETSLSVLARFDELRLRFDLPVLLSVSRKSFLRALTGRGPGDVGAATLAAELAAAAGGADFIRTHEPRPLRDGLAVLAALKETARIR
- a CDS encoding type II toxin-antitoxin system Phd/YefM family antitoxin, whose protein sequence is METVNIHEAKTHLSRLVDQAARGEPFIIAKAGRPLVRVTALDSPLPREQRRLGFMAGHIRVPDDFDRMGAEVLQADFEGEA